In Bradyrhizobium sp. WBOS07, the genomic window CATAGAACGCGATGGCATCCGGATTCGCGGCCGCGGCCTGGACCGAGACGTGCAAACGCTGGCTCGGGTGGCGCCGCGCCGTGTAGTCCATCAATCCGATGTCGGCAAGGATCAGCGCATCGGCGCCGGCACTCACCGCATCATCCACCGCGCGATGCCAGATGTCGACGGCGGAGGCGCGCGGGAAGGTGTTGATGGCCACCAGGATCTTCGCGCCGCGGTCATGCGCGAGCGCGATTGCCTTGCGCAGCTCGTCGCGGCTGAAATTCAGGCCGGGAAAGTTGCGCGCGTTGGTCTCGTCGTTGAAGCCGCAATAGATCGCATCGGCACCGGCATCGATGGCGCTCTTCAGCGCCGCCGGCGTCCCGGCGGGACAGATCAATTCCATCATCTGAATTGCTCGCCTTGGCCCGATGAGCCGATCACATGGCCGCGGGCGGCCTCGAAGGCGCGCCTCGCCGGCACGCCCAGCGGACCGAACAGCGAGGACAGTTCGGCGGCGAGATCGAGCTGGGCGTCGTCAATCGCATTGCGCAACGCCAGCACCGCCTCGACATCGCCCTCGATGACGAGCTCGCGCGAGAACATCAAGGCATCGCCGTCGACCTTGCCTTCGAGCAGAGCCAGGAGATTGGCGAGCGAGGCCGAGATGCGCGCATCCAGGCCCTTCGGCAGCTCGCGCACGACGGACAGCCGCGGCGGCTTCGCC contains:
- a CDS encoding SCP2 domain-containing protein, which produces MNDPSAASPGRLPTIPPLVALAMRPLPLLPLQLVLGGVLRRIHRRNPAIFDRLGAHARARFGIKPTDLPFAFVVEAKPPRLSVVRELPKGLDARISASLANLLALLEGKVDGDALMFSRELVIEGDVEAVLALRNAIDDAQLDLAAELSSLFGPLGVPARRAFEAARGHVIGSSGQGEQFR